A stretch of DNA from Desulfurella amilsii:
AAAACTATTCTATTTTGTAGTTGTTAATTAAGATGAATAAACTAAAGTGGCAGGTAATTCTGAGTGGTCTACCAATCACATCGAGCAGGGGTTTTGTTGGTTGGAGCAGTGTATCCTTAATAAACTTTAACAATCATTTGGGTTTATTTGATGTAGGAGCAGAAGGTGCTAGGGAACCTTTGCTGAATAATTTAAAAAGTTTAGGAATAAAAGCATCGGATATTGAATTTGTCATTTTTTCTCATCTTCATTTTGATCACTTTATAAACATTGAACTATTCCCCAACGCAACAGTTTATACCACAAATGAAGAACTAGATTACGCTTTATCTGACGAGCCAGAGCAACATGGTGACTTTAACTACATAAAATCATCGCTCTATTACTATAAAAATAGATTTACGTTATTATACCCCCAAGATCAAGTTTATGATGGAAAAATTGTTGCCTTACCTGGCCATACAAAAGGATCGATTGGTTTTGAGTCTGAAGGCTGCATTTTTACAGGCGATGCTTTAAA
This window harbors:
- a CDS encoding MBL fold metallo-hydrolase, producing the protein MNKLKWQVILSGLPITSSRGFVGWSSVSLINFNNHLGLFDVGAEGAREPLLNNLKSLGIKASDIEFVIFSHLHFDHFINIELFPNATVYTTNEELDYALSDEPEQHGDFNYIKSSLYYYKNRFTLLYPQDQVYDGKIVALPGHTKGSIGFESEGCIFTGDALKYATEAKNKSTTYAYYNKQMADSSIRAIVARNKIIIPGHDPVFKLENDNIAYLNDASVEVYKKKDSCVSIFLKEV